One Mesomycoplasma molare genomic window carries:
- the rpmF gene encoding 50S ribosomal protein L32, with protein MAIVPKRKTSKQRKHKRRTHDALTVQNLVKCANCSNGIQQHRVCRFCGFYKGQKVQGFTALNDR; from the coding sequence ATGGCTATAGTTCCAAAAAGAAAAACTTCTAAGCAACGTAAACACAAAAGAAGAACTCATGATGCTTTAACAGTTCAAAATTTAGTTAAATGTGCAAATTGTTCTAATGGAATCCAACAACACAGAGTATGTAGATTTTGTGGTTTTTATAAAGGACAAAAAGTTCAAGGTTTTACTGCATTAAATGATAGATAA
- a CDS encoding DeoR/GlpR family DNA-binding transcription regulator has product MEEVRGKKIMSFLKQKEINEYIRAKKVLKPIDIEEKFNLTKSTTRRYLIKLEEEGYIKRPFGEVIYNEKKNQIDKLAIEEVKNNPEEKRKIAETASVLAKDYLNIYVDGGSSCFYLLEFLDKSANIYTNSIYNAMHAINLGFKSVFMIGGQIKNKSLSTIALDLNTIKNFKFQIAFLGVNGIDEEGRLTTTEINQGIMKKHIAQYSDLVVVLATEEKFGYGTFYDFTPTNKMVLVVTDYTKRKDFDGLNLIVVKKPEILK; this is encoded by the coding sequence ATGGAAGAAGTTAGAGGTAAAAAAATAATGTCTTTTCTAAAGCAAAAAGAGATTAACGAATATATTAGAGCAAAAAAAGTTTTAAAACCTATTGATATTGAAGAAAAATTTAATTTAACAAAAAGTACAACTAGAAGATATTTAATAAAATTAGAAGAAGAAGGATATATTAAAAGACCTTTTGGTGAAGTTATATATAACGAAAAAAAAAATCAAATTGATAAGTTAGCTATAGAGGAAGTGAAAAATAATCCTGAAGAAAAAAGAAAAATAGCAGAAACAGCTTCAGTTTTAGCAAAAGATTACTTAAATATTTATGTTGATGGTGGTTCTAGTTGTTTTTATCTTTTAGAATTTTTAGATAAAAGTGCTAACATTTATACTAATTCTATCTACAATGCTATGCATGCAATAAATTTAGGTTTTAAAAGTGTTTTTATGATTGGTGGACAAATTAAAAATAAAAGTCTTTCTACAATAGCGTTGGATTTAAATACAATTAAGAATTTTAAATTTCAAATTGCATTTTTAGGAGTTAATGGAATTGATGAAGAAGGGAGACTAACAACAACCGAAATTAACCAAGGGATAATGAAAAAACATATCGCTCAATATTCAGATTTAGTAGTTGTACTTGCGACTGAAGAAAAATTTGGTTATGGAACTTTCTATGATTTTACACCCACTAATAAAATGGTATTAGTTGTTACCGATTATACTAAAAGAAAAGACTTTGATGGTTTAAATTTAATAGTAGTTAAAAAACCAGAAATATTAAAATAA
- the rplU gene encoding 50S ribosomal protein L21, which produces MFAIIKTGGKQLIVKSGDTIFIEKINGNEGDVVSFDEVLVLDNKVGTPFVKGAKVSGVIEKQGRAKKIVVYRHNAKSTHKRKLGHRQPYTRVKITELKG; this is translated from the coding sequence ATGTTTGCAATTATTAAAACTGGTGGAAAACAATTGATTGTTAAATCAGGAGATACTATTTTCATCGAAAAAATTAATGGAAACGAAGGTGATGTAGTTTCATTCGATGAAGTTCTTGTTTTAGATAACAAAGTAGGAACACCTTTTGTAAAAGGGGCAAAAGTTTCAGGTGTTATTGAAAAGCAAGGTAGAGCAAAAAAAATAGTTGTTTATCGTCATAACGCTAAGTCAACTCATAAAAGAAAACTTGGTCACCGTCAACCATATACTCGTGTAAAAATTACTGAATTGAAAGGATAA
- a CDS encoding DNA-directed RNA polymerase subunit beta, whose amino-acid sequence MESKFKIRKFGPVTERRDYSKTKRTLETPDFLEIQRNSFNWFLKEGLDESLNKIYPIVSTNGKIEIQYIPGSVRVEIPKDEFKAIKEAKQKGTSFTGKIIASLRKHTVETGEIDESSDIIYGDIPLMTSGGTFIINGSEKVIVAQLIRSAGAYFGRNVRNKQADDLFNKVEIIPQLGSWIEIFHRVTGNSVDTVKIRIDKHKNIGLITFLNALGLQKETITKLFGKSSVLEESLRKEKTFSTKENSELIYRIIRRGDRITEEAINNLIPLTLFNDRRYNLSKTGRYMINRKLNLVERILETYLAEDLISKEGQVLYKKETFITPKIALEIQSQFDKGILETVDIPDITEEVYGKQLENNKELYKRTKVAMVKVWPNKRSMELEKEPNLIIANDPTSTEMHLLISDIIATISYYFNLIDNLGKEDDPDSLVNKRVVGVGELLQNKFIIGLTKLEKHAKEKLSTKEMDKITPKSINNNKPIYNQFKTFFNSSKLSQFMDQINPLAEIANKRRVTSLGPGGLNRDTAQFEVRDVHATHYGRICPIETPEGQNIGLILNLASYSKVDDYGFIQTPYYAVEDGIVNYDKVHWMTAVQEYGFKFAQSSITVDDDNRIIDETITVRKDHEFLIVKPEEVDYIEVSSKQMTSIASSTIPFLENDDANRALMGANMQRQAVPLIESESPFVGTGSEYDVAKYAATNLRAKKSGEVIFVDSQQIKIKSEDKNEIITYNLRIFERSNQGTVINQKPIVKLGEKVYQGQLICDGPSTKNGELALGKNILVAFTTWQGYNFEDAIIISEKLVKDDVFTSIHIEEQTIQFRASKAGDDILTTDIPNASARSKRHLDENGIVRIGSEVNTGDILVGRTSPKGEDNPTPEEKLMNAIFGNKASNQKDTSLKVKNGEGGTVIDVQILSRSQGDSLEDGIDKIVKVFIAQKRKIKVGDKMAGRHGNKGVISLVLPVEDMPYLEDGTPIDILLNPQGVPSRMNIGQVLELHLGMAAKKLNVKFVTPVFDGVKNKDITAVLEEAGLPTSGKFKLFDGITGLPFDNEVSVGVMYMLKLQHMVDDKINARSVGPYSLITQQPLGGKSQNGGQRFGEMETWALEAFGASTVLQELLTYKSDNIQGRNILYNVLATGGKIPRPGMPESFNVLAYELRGLGIKLEVHKKQNYKDEEEFEQEEIKTVENNSNDISIEDEFSPEIINDYNLHGSSKKEDSEHLNILNEEYEEGEY is encoded by the coding sequence ATGGAAAGTAAATTTAAAATTCGAAAATTTGGTCCAGTTACAGAAAGAAGAGACTATTCAAAAACAAAAAGAACATTGGAAACTCCTGATTTTTTAGAAATACAAAGAAACTCTTTTAATTGATTTTTAAAAGAAGGGTTAGATGAGTCTTTAAATAAAATTTATCCTATAGTTTCTACAAATGGTAAGATTGAAATTCAATATATACCAGGTTCTGTTAGAGTGGAAATACCTAAAGATGAATTTAAAGCTATAAAAGAAGCTAAACAAAAAGGTACTTCTTTTACTGGAAAAATTATAGCTTCATTAAGAAAGCACACTGTAGAAACGGGAGAAATTGATGAAAGCTCCGATATTATTTACGGTGACATTCCTTTAATGACTAGTGGTGGAACCTTTATAATTAACGGATCAGAAAAGGTTATTGTTGCTCAATTGATAAGATCAGCCGGTGCTTATTTTGGAAGAAATGTTCGTAATAAACAAGCTGATGATTTGTTCAATAAAGTTGAAATAATTCCTCAACTAGGATCATGAATTGAAATTTTCCATAGGGTAACAGGGAATAGTGTCGATACTGTAAAAATCAGAATAGATAAACATAAGAACATAGGTCTTATTACTTTTTTAAATGCTTTAGGTTTACAAAAAGAAACCATAACTAAATTATTTGGAAAATCATCAGTTTTAGAAGAATCATTAAGAAAAGAAAAAACTTTTTCAACAAAAGAAAATTCCGAATTAATATATAGAATAATTAGAAGAGGGGATAGAATTACAGAAGAAGCTATCAATAATTTAATTCCTTTAACTCTATTTAATGATAGAAGATATAACTTGTCTAAAACTGGTAGATATATGATAAATAGAAAGTTAAATCTTGTGGAAAGAATTTTAGAAACATATCTAGCAGAAGATTTGATTTCAAAAGAAGGGCAAGTTTTATATAAAAAAGAAACATTTATTACACCAAAAATTGCACTTGAAATTCAGTCACAATTTGATAAGGGGATTTTGGAAACAGTTGATATTCCAGATATAACTGAAGAAGTTTACGGAAAACAACTAGAAAACAACAAAGAATTATATAAAAGAACAAAAGTTGCAATGGTTAAGGTTTGACCAAATAAAAGATCAATGGAATTAGAGAAAGAACCTAATTTAATAATAGCTAATGATCCTACCTCAACAGAAATGCATCTATTAATTTCTGATATAATTGCAACCATTTCATATTATTTTAATTTAATTGATAATTTAGGTAAAGAAGATGATCCAGATTCACTTGTAAATAAAAGAGTGGTTGGAGTTGGAGAATTATTACAAAACAAATTTATCATTGGGTTAACAAAACTAGAAAAACATGCTAAAGAAAAATTATCCACAAAAGAAATGGATAAAATTACACCTAAAAGCATTAATAATAACAAACCTATATATAACCAATTTAAAACATTTTTCAACTCTTCAAAATTATCACAATTTATGGATCAAATAAATCCTTTAGCGGAAATAGCTAATAAAAGAAGAGTAACTTCTTTAGGACCTGGTGGTCTTAATAGAGATACAGCGCAATTTGAAGTGCGTGATGTTCATGCAACACATTACGGAAGAATTTGTCCTATTGAAACACCAGAAGGGCAAAATATTGGGTTGATTTTAAATTTAGCTTCATATTCTAAAGTTGATGACTATGGTTTTATTCAAACACCTTATTATGCAGTTGAAGATGGTATTGTAAATTACGATAAAGTTCATTGAATGACAGCTGTTCAAGAATACGGATTTAAATTCGCACAATCTTCAATAACAGTTGATGATGATAATAGAATTATAGATGAGACTATAACAGTAAGAAAAGATCATGAATTTTTAATTGTAAAACCAGAAGAAGTTGATTATATCGAAGTTTCTTCAAAACAAATGACTTCTATTGCATCTAGCACAATTCCTTTTCTAGAAAATGACGATGCGAACCGTGCATTGATGGGTGCTAACATGCAAAGACAAGCTGTTCCTTTAATTGAATCTGAATCTCCTTTTGTTGGAACAGGAAGTGAGTATGATGTAGCAAAATATGCTGCAACTAATTTAAGAGCAAAAAAATCTGGTGAAGTTATTTTCGTTGATTCACAACAAATAAAAATAAAAAGTGAAGACAAAAATGAAATAATTACTTACAATTTAAGAATTTTTGAAAGATCAAATCAAGGTACAGTAATTAATCAAAAACCAATAGTGAAACTTGGTGAAAAAGTTTATCAAGGCCAATTAATTTGTGATGGTCCATCAACAAAAAATGGTGAATTAGCTTTAGGTAAAAATATTCTAGTTGCATTTACAACATGACAAGGATATAACTTTGAGGATGCTATTATAATAAGTGAAAAACTTGTTAAAGATGATGTATTTACTTCTATTCATATTGAAGAACAAACAATTCAATTTAGAGCTTCAAAAGCGGGAGATGATATTTTAACGACAGATATACCAAATGCTTCAGCTCGTTCTAAAAGACACTTGGATGAAAACGGAATTGTAAGAATAGGTTCTGAAGTTAATACTGGTGATATATTAGTTGGTAGAACAAGTCCAAAAGGAGAAGATAATCCTACTCCAGAAGAAAAATTAATGAATGCAATCTTCGGAAATAAAGCATCTAATCAAAAAGATACTTCATTAAAAGTAAAAAATGGAGAAGGTGGAACAGTTATTGATGTTCAAATTTTATCTCGTTCACAAGGTGATAGTTTAGAAGACGGTATTGATAAAATTGTAAAAGTATTTATCGCTCAAAAGAGAAAAATTAAAGTCGGTGATAAAATGGCTGGTCGTCATGGTAATAAAGGTGTTATTTCTTTAGTTTTACCAGTTGAAGATATGCCTTATTTAGAAGATGGTACACCAATAGATATCTTATTAAATCCGCAGGGTGTTCCTTCACGTATGAATATTGGACAAGTTTTAGAATTACATTTAGGAATGGCTGCTAAAAAGTTAAATGTAAAATTTGTAACACCTGTTTTTGATGGTGTAAAAAATAAAGATATAACTGCAGTTTTAGAAGAAGCAGGTTTACCTACTTCAGGTAAATTTAAATTATTTGATGGTATAACAGGGTTACCATTTGATAATGAAGTTTCTGTCGGTGTTATGTATATGCTAAAATTACAACACATGGTTGATGATAAAATAAACGCACGTAGTGTTGGGCCTTATTCATTAATAACTCAACAACCACTTGGTGGTAAATCACAAAATGGTGGACAAAGATTTGGGGAAATGGAAACATGAGCATTAGAGGCGTTTGGAGCTTCTACTGTTTTACAAGAATTATTAACTTATAAATCCGATAATATTCAAGGAAGAAATATCCTTTACAACGTTTTAGCAACAGGTGGAAAAATCCCAAGACCTGGAATGCCTGAATCATTTAACGTTTTAGCTTATGAATTAAGAGGTTTAGGAATTAAGTTAGAAGTTCATAAAAAACAAAACTATAAAGACGAAGAAGAATTCGAACAAGAGGAAATTAAAACTGTCGAAAATAATAGTAATGATATTAGTATAGAAGATGAATTTTCACCTGAAATTATTAATGACTATAATTTACACGGAAGTTCTAAAAAAGAAGATTCAGAACATTTAAACATATTAAATGAAGAATATGAAGAAGGAGAATATTAA
- a CDS encoding Dps family protein translates to MTEVNSLKKIQSSLQVFYQKINNIHWNIKGLEFFEIHEETDKLKEEILEFVDQIAEKIVMKDQDALGSYKEILEYSFIKEIESRQFNYKESLEILIEDLIKILEFSENIEWSARVQPIFDEVLLSFDKWLWQFKAMNKNN, encoded by the coding sequence ATGACAGAAGTAAATAGCTTAAAAAAAATACAATCTAGTTTACAAGTTTTTTATCAAAAAATAAATAATATTCATTGAAACATAAAAGGATTAGAATTTTTTGAAATTCATGAAGAAACAGATAAACTAAAAGAAGAAATTTTAGAATTTGTAGATCAAATAGCTGAAAAAATAGTTATGAAAGATCAAGATGCGCTAGGTAGTTATAAAGAAATTTTAGAATATTCTTTTATAAAGGAAATTGAATCAAGACAATTTAACTATAAAGAATCTTTAGAAATTCTAATTGAAGATCTAATAAAAATATTAGAATTTTCTGAAAATATAGAATGAAGTGCAAGGGTGCAACCTATATTTGACGAAGTTTTATTAAGTTTTGATAAGTGATTATGACAATTTAAAGCAATGAATAAAAATAATTAA
- the rpoC gene encoding DNA-directed RNA polymerase subunit beta' produces MSDSNKITRKYASIDENSIDKISLSLATSEDVLEWSHGEVTKPETINYKTYKPEREGLFDELIFGPIIDYKCSICGRKYKKSNEGTFCSATDQCKNLKSEILPKISRRSRMGHIELGSPVVHFWFFRIDHSIISKLLGIKTEDRNKAVSKSSLESLIYYKSHIILESGGIKALPKNQIIELNEAGVIYRDALIEIRSKYDENSEAYEELTEALKDLTELTSSKIGKEYGIDFYELNEIIEEYSDARISTGSAAIEYLLENIDLEAEAKKIHEEIDEIQNLSPEKQTSTKIQERDKLYKRLQVINSFISSGQKPTSMLIKHLPVIPADLRPLIQLDGGRHSTSDINELYRRIIIRNNRLKDWKEKDAPVLIIQNELRMIQEAVDALIDNQIRSPSPVAAKDGRPLKSISDALTGKKGRFRQNLLGKRVDYSGRSVIVVGPNLKMNQVGIPREMAAKLFEPWIIRRLMEQELASSIKSARKMIEELNPIIWPHVAKVIEGKLVLLNRAPSLHRLSIRAFEPVLVRGRAIKLHPLVTAGFNADFDGDQMAVHVPISPKAIREARELMFASKNILGPKDGEPIVNPSQDMILGLYYLTKEEKDETLRKGEGRYFSNYDEMLRAHEVGVVSLHARVALPFSEVKKSVETSYKGFIISTVGKFIFNNCFPDNFPFVFDTNVDNLYSNQETQLQKYMVPKGASIPEFIKKLPLNEPLNKKHIAKIIRQTYDNFDIVVSMEDVASVIKEINYENYKNSFELYSTLIDYKEEKISVKHASNLAKFTIKEFENIYKKIKARNNNFDRELEKEEKVELLEKIWFKYTNLVADILDEIKDLGFKYSMISGTSISIGDIKLAPRKDQFIKEGEEYTSKLNNFFKMGMLTDDERYILTVNKWTRIKDEIQNDLINITNEETNNPIFMMMKSGARGNISNFVQLAGMRGLMANNVKTLKADAENERVVRSIVEVPVKSSFLEGLTSYEFYSSTHGARKGGTDTALNTAKSGYLTRRLVDVAQNIVVTQNDCGSDFGFLVKEIVDTKTNSSIVSLFERIEGRYTNSEIVHPETGEIILEANKFITPELATKIIDSGIKEVEIRSILSCHTRNGVCKKCYGKDLATNRIVAIGEAVGIIAAQSIGEPGTQLTMRTFHTGGVAGVEDITGGFARLIELIDAYDRPWGKPAQISPVEGIVYSIEEQHDKENNLTGDKLVKIKYFDNEAKEHDKVFYVQSNRKLRVKVGDKVIPGQKITEGPIILKELLNYTDARKVQNYLLKEVQRLYRMQGISISDKYIEIIIRQMLSKILITEAGDSDLFVGSLVDVFEYQEVNGKLLSEGKKPAFGQIVIKGAKQTPLLSDSFLAAASYQETSKILVHASISSQVDKLEGLKENIIVGHKIPAGTNSKYEEKSKYDIQDPLNYFKD; encoded by the coding sequence ATGAGTGATTCAAATAAAATTACAAGAAAATATGCAAGCATAGATGAAAATTCAATAGACAAAATATCTCTTTCACTTGCTACTTCTGAAGATGTTCTTGAATGATCACACGGAGAAGTTACTAAACCAGAAACAATCAACTATAAAACATATAAACCAGAAAGAGAAGGTTTATTTGATGAATTGATTTTTGGACCAATTATTGATTATAAATGTTCTATTTGTGGTAGAAAATATAAAAAATCTAATGAAGGTACTTTTTGTTCTGCAACCGATCAATGTAAAAATTTAAAATCAGAAATTTTACCTAAAATTTCTAGAAGATCAAGAATGGGGCATATAGAATTAGGTTCACCTGTAGTTCACTTTTGATTTTTTAGAATCGATCATTCTATAATTTCAAAATTACTAGGAATTAAAACAGAAGATAGAAATAAAGCAGTTTCTAAATCATCTTTAGAGTCTTTAATTTATTATAAGTCACACATTATTTTAGAATCAGGAGGAATTAAAGCTCTTCCTAAAAATCAAATTATTGAATTAAATGAAGCTGGTGTTATTTATAGAGATGCTTTAATAGAAATTAGATCAAAATATGATGAGAATAGTGAAGCATATGAAGAACTAACAGAAGCTCTTAAAGACTTAACTGAATTAACTTCTTCTAAAATTGGTAAAGAATACGGAATCGATTTTTATGAATTAAATGAAATTATAGAAGAATATTCAGATGCTAGAATTTCTACAGGATCAGCAGCTATAGAATATTTACTTGAAAATATCGATTTAGAAGCAGAAGCGAAAAAAATTCATGAGGAAATTGATGAAATTCAAAATTTAAGTCCAGAAAAACAAACTTCTACTAAAATTCAAGAAAGAGATAAATTATACAAAAGATTACAAGTTATTAACTCTTTTATTAGTTCTGGTCAAAAACCAACTTCTATGTTGATCAAACACTTACCAGTTATACCAGCTGATTTAAGACCTTTAATTCAATTAGATGGTGGTAGACATTCAACAAGTGATATAAACGAACTATATCGTCGTATTATAATTAGAAATAACCGTTTAAAAGATTGAAAAGAAAAAGATGCTCCTGTTTTAATTATTCAAAACGAATTAAGAATGATACAAGAAGCAGTTGACGCTTTAATTGATAATCAAATAAGAAGTCCATCCCCAGTTGCTGCTAAAGATGGTAGACCTTTAAAATCTATTTCAGATGCTTTAACAGGGAAAAAAGGAAGATTTAGACAAAATCTTTTAGGTAAAAGGGTTGATTATTCTGGACGTAGTGTTATTGTTGTTGGACCTAACTTAAAAATGAATCAAGTGGGTATACCAAGGGAAATGGCTGCTAAATTATTTGAACCTTGAATAATAAGAAGATTAATGGAACAAGAATTAGCTTCTTCAATTAAAAGTGCTAGAAAAATGATTGAAGAACTAAATCCAATAATTTGACCTCATGTTGCTAAGGTTATAGAAGGTAAATTAGTGTTATTAAATAGAGCTCCTTCTTTACATAGACTTTCAATTAGAGCTTTTGAACCTGTATTAGTAAGAGGGCGTGCTATTAAATTACATCCATTAGTAACTGCTGGATTTAATGCTGACTTTGATGGTGACCAAATGGCTGTGCATGTACCTATTTCTCCAAAAGCTATTAGAGAAGCTAGAGAATTAATGTTTGCAAGTAAAAATATTTTAGGACCAAAAGATGGTGAACCTATAGTAAACCCTTCTCAAGATATGATTCTAGGGTTATATTACTTAACCAAAGAAGAGAAAGATGAGACATTAAGAAAAGGTGAAGGTAGATATTTCTCAAATTATGATGAAATGTTAAGAGCTCATGAAGTTGGTGTTGTTTCACTTCATGCCAGAGTTGCATTACCTTTTTCAGAAGTAAAAAAATCTGTTGAAACCTCTTATAAAGGATTTATTATTTCAACTGTTGGAAAATTTATATTCAATAATTGCTTCCCTGATAATTTTCCATTTGTTTTTGATACAAATGTAGATAATCTTTACAGTAATCAAGAAACACAATTACAAAAATATATGGTTCCAAAAGGCGCTTCAATTCCTGAATTTATTAAAAAATTACCACTAAATGAACCTTTAAATAAAAAACATATAGCAAAAATTATTAGACAAACATATGATAATTTTGATATAGTGGTATCAATGGAAGATGTGGCTTCAGTTATTAAAGAAATTAATTATGAAAATTATAAAAATTCATTTGAACTTTATTCAACATTAATTGATTATAAAGAGGAAAAAATTTCTGTAAAGCATGCTTCTAATTTAGCTAAATTTACTATTAAAGAATTTGAAAATATTTATAAGAAAATAAAAGCAAGAAATAATAATTTTGATAGAGAGTTAGAAAAAGAAGAAAAAGTAGAATTGCTTGAAAAAATTTGATTTAAATATACTAACTTAGTTGCTGATATTCTTGATGAAATTAAAGATTTAGGGTTTAAATATTCTATGATTTCTGGAACATCTATTTCTATCGGTGATATTAAGTTAGCTCCAAGAAAAGATCAATTTATTAAAGAAGGTGAAGAATATACTTCTAAACTCAATAATTTCTTTAAAATGGGGATGTTAACTGACGATGAAAGATATATATTAACAGTTAACAAATGAACAAGAATTAAAGATGAAATACAAAATGATTTAATAAATATAACTAACGAAGAAACTAATAACCCTATTTTTATGATGATGAAATCAGGAGCTAGAGGAAATATTTCTAACTTCGTACAATTAGCTGGTATGCGTGGATTGATGGCTAATAACGTTAAAACCTTGAAAGCCGATGCTGAAAACGAACGTGTTGTTCGTTCTATCGTTGAGGTTCCGGTTAAAAGTTCTTTCTTAGAAGGACTAACATCATATGAATTCTATTCTTCAACACATGGAGCTAGAAAGGGAGGTACTGATACAGCCCTTAACACAGCTAAATCAGGATATTTAACTAGACGTTTAGTGGATGTTGCGCAAAATATTGTAGTAACACAAAATGATTGTGGTTCTGATTTTGGATTTTTAGTTAAAGAAATTGTTGATACTAAAACTAATTCAAGTATTGTTTCATTGTTCGAAAGAATCGAAGGAAGATATACAAACTCAGAAATAGTACATCCAGAAACAGGTGAAATAATTTTAGAAGCAAATAAATTTATTACTCCAGAATTAGCTACAAAAATTATTGATTCAGGTATAAAAGAAGTAGAAATTCGTTCTATATTAAGTTGCCATACAAGAAATGGTGTATGTAAAAAATGTTACGGAAAAGATTTAGCAACAAATAGAATAGTTGCCATAGGGGAAGCTGTTGGTATAATAGCTGCTCAATCAATTGGTGAACCTGGTACTCAATTAACAATGCGTACTTTCCATACAGGAGGGGTTGCCGGAGTTGAAGATATAACTGGAGGTTTTGCAAGATTAATAGAATTAATTGATGCTTATGATAGACCTTGAGGTAAACCTGCGCAAATTTCACCAGTTGAAGGTATAGTTTATTCTATTGAAGAACAACATGATAAAGAAAATAATTTAACAGGTGATAAACTTGTAAAAATTAAATATTTTGATAATGAAGCTAAAGAACATGATAAAGTATTTTATGTTCAGTCAAATAGAAAATTAAGAGTTAAAGTTGGGGATAAAGTTATACCTGGTCAAAAGATTACTGAAGGACCAATTATATTAAAAGAATTATTGAATTACACTGATGCACGTAAAGTTCAAAACTACTTGTTAAAAGAAGTGCAAAGACTATATAGAATGCAAGGTATTTCGATAAGTGATAAATATATTGAAATAATTATTCGTCAAATGCTTTCAAAAATTTTAATAACAGAAGCTGGTGATTCAGATTTATTTGTTGGATCATTAGTAGATGTATTTGAATATCAAGAAGTAAATGGTAAACTATTAAGTGAAGGTAAAAAACCTGCTTTTGGACAAATTGTTATTAAAGGTGCTAAACAAACACCACTACTATCAGATTCTTTCTTAGCAGCTGCTTCATATCAAGAAACTTCTAAAATATTAGTTCATGCTTCTATTTCTTCTCAAGTTGATAAATTAGAAGGTTTAAAAGAAAATATTATAGTTGGTCATAAAATACCAGCAGGAACTAATTCTAAATATGAAGAAAAATCTAAATATGATATTCAAGATCCTTTAAATTATTTTAAAGATTAA
- the rpmA gene encoding 50S ribosomal protein L27, with protein MAKTKAGGSTRNGRDSIGRRLGVKLSDGQFATAGAIIFRQRGTKIFPGNNVGRGNDDTLFALIDGYVKFENKRNRKVASVYETKN; from the coding sequence ATGGCAAAAACCAAAGCAGGTGGTTCTACAAGAAACGGTAGAGATTCCATAGGTAGACGTCTAGGTGTTAAACTAAGTGATGGTCAGTTTGCAACCGCAGGAGCAATTATTTTTAGACAAAGAGGAACAAAAATTTTTCCTGGAAATAATGTTGGTCGTGGAAATGATGATACACTATTTGCATTAATAGATGGATATGTTAAATTTGAAAACAAAAGAAACAGAAAAGTAGCTTCTGTTTATGAAACAAAAAACTAA